From the genome of Sphingobacterium kitahiroshimense, one region includes:
- the rpsM gene encoding 30S ribosomal protein S13 yields the protein MARIAGIDLPKNKRGVIGLTYIFGIGRTTAELILDKAEISHDIKVQDWNDDQLAAIRTLISDEIKVEGALRSEIQLNIKRLMDIGCYRGLRHRKHLPVRGQRTKNNSRTRKGKRKTVANKKKATK from the coding sequence ATGGCAAGGATAGCAGGTATTGACTTACCTAAAAACAAAAGGGGTGTTATCGGCCTTACCTACATTTTTGGTATCGGTCGTACAACAGCAGAGCTTATCTTAGATAAGGCGGAAATCAGTCATGACATTAAAGTTCAAGATTGGAATGATGATCAGTTAGCAGCAATTCGTACTTTGATTTCTGATGAGATTAAAGTGGAAGGTGCTTTACGTTCTGAAATTCAATTAAACATTAAACGTTTAATGGATATCGGTTGTTACCGTGGATTACGTCACCGTAAGCATTTACCAGTTCGTGGTCAACGCACTAAAAACAACTCTCGTACTCGTAAGGGTAAACGTAAGACAGTTGCAAACAAGAAAAAGGCTACTAAATAA
- the rpmJ gene encoding 50S ribosomal protein L36 — translation MKVRASIKKRSADCKIIRRKGKVFVINKKNPKYKQRQG, via the coding sequence ATGAAAGTAAGAGCATCAATAAAAAAACGTAGCGCTGATTGTAAGATCATTCGTCGCAAAGGAAAAGTTTTTGTAATCAACAAAAAGAACCCTAAGTACAAACAACGTCAGGGTTAA
- the infA gene encoding translation initiation factor IF-1, with translation MAKQASIEQDGIIREALSNAMFRVELENGHEIIAHISGKMRMHYIKILPGDKVKLEMSPYDLTKGRITYRYK, from the coding sequence ATGGCTAAACAAGCCTCAATTGAACAAGATGGAATAATTAGAGAGGCACTTTCTAATGCTATGTTTAGGGTGGAATTGGAAAATGGGCATGAAATCATTGCTCATATTTCTGGTAAAATGCGTATGCACTATATCAAAATTTTGCCTGGGGATAAAGTTAAATTAGAAATGTCTCCTTATGATTTGACTAAAGGACGTATCACATACCGTTATAAATAA